The proteins below come from a single Gimesia alba genomic window:
- a CDS encoding ECF-type sigma factor, whose product MSDDSIDITKYLELAKTEEQAMEELFRSVQNQFKQIAWRHLSKEGYNTLQATCLSDDAFFQLMQAHDIEWESREQFFAAASKVMRRILIDHYRRRTAKKRGGIEEGGRRVAPPRIPLNDPLNVKINDPQEAVALHEIVDRLASEHQDAFIVFNLHFYMGCQQNEITEMLEISNSTVKRRWSMATAYIRKEWTGEGADNE is encoded by the coding sequence ATGTCAGACGATTCAATTGACATCACAAAGTACCTTGAACTTGCTAAGACCGAAGAACAGGCCATGGAAGAGTTATTCCGGTCTGTTCAGAACCAATTCAAGCAGATTGCATGGAGACATCTGAGTAAAGAGGGGTACAACACATTACAGGCAACCTGCCTCAGCGATGATGCTTTTTTCCAGCTAATGCAAGCTCACGACATTGAGTGGGAGAGTCGGGAACAGTTCTTTGCTGCCGCGTCCAAGGTTATGCGGCGTATTTTGATCGATCATTACCGCCGACGTACCGCCAAGAAGAGGGGAGGCATTGAAGAAGGGGGAAGACGAGTTGCTCCTCCAAGGATTCCACTCAATGATCCGTTGAATGTGAAAATCAATGATCCTCAAGAGGCCGTGGCTTTGCACGAAATTGTAGATCGCTTAGCGTCAGAGCACCAGGACGCCTTCATAGTATTTAATCTGCACTTCTACATGGGATGTCAGCAAAACGAAATCACAGAAATGCTGGAGATCTCAAACTCAACAGTTAAGCGTCGCTGGTCGATGGCTACTGCATATATTCGTAAAGAATGGACTGGTGAAGGAGCAGACAATGAATGA